A window of the Fibrobacter sp. UWH4 genome harbors these coding sequences:
- a CDS encoding ABC transporter ATP-binding protein has protein sequence MYKWVQNTFALSEEGSRTFVRGVIWTFLHFISLMFPMMMLFYFLMEQMGVGEFAGKTPHGTLFYVGIAVVLFVVMLVIYRFSYSATYDSVYDESMRRRVSIAEKLRKLPLSFFGKKNLSDLTSTIMDDCNALEMIFSHAVPELFAAIGSVTIIGIMLFCYNWKMSIALFWVVPAAALLIALSKKIQDRWFENSYNARRVIMEDIQEGLENVQEIRSYSGEAAYLNHFDKDCIKYEKSQMDSDVKVGSFLNSAQGILKMGLATVLITGARLWTKGEIDVFTYLVFIVCAATVYNPVFLVFNNLAELFFVNVRLRRFREMDQMKPQDGVTVFTPQNYDIEFKDVDFNYNENKQVLKKVSFTAKQGEITALVGPSGSGKTTAAKLAARFWDIQGGKVTLGGQDISKIDPETLLKNFSIVFQDVVLFNTSIKDNIRIGKRDASDEEILKVAKLAGCDEFVQKMPQGYDTVIGENGETLSGGERQRISIARALLKDAPIILLDEATASLDVENESKIQRGISQLVKGKTVIIIAHRMRTIANADKVVVLQDGRIAETGSPAELKAKGGLFSKMLELQMNKN, from the coding sequence ATGTATAAGTGGGTTCAGAATACTTTTGCTCTTTCGGAAGAAGGCTCGCGCACGTTTGTCCGTGGCGTCATCTGGACATTCCTGCACTTTATTTCGCTCATGTTCCCGATGATGATGCTCTTTTACTTTTTGATGGAGCAGATGGGCGTCGGTGAATTTGCAGGCAAAACTCCGCACGGGACCTTGTTCTATGTGGGAATTGCGGTAGTCCTGTTTGTCGTGATGCTTGTCATTTACAGGTTCTCGTACAGCGCCACCTACGATAGCGTGTACGACGAAAGCATGCGCCGTCGCGTCTCGATTGCCGAAAAGCTCCGCAAGTTGCCGCTCTCGTTCTTCGGCAAAAAGAACCTTTCAGACTTGACATCGACCATCATGGACGACTGCAATGCTCTCGAAATGATTTTCTCGCATGCGGTGCCGGAACTTTTCGCCGCCATCGGAAGCGTCACCATAATCGGAATCATGCTGTTCTGCTACAATTGGAAAATGTCTATCGCGCTTTTCTGGGTGGTACCCGCAGCGGCATTGCTCATTGCGCTTTCCAAGAAAATTCAGGACCGTTGGTTCGAAAATTCATATAACGCCCGCCGCGTGATTATGGAAGATATCCAGGAAGGTCTCGAAAACGTGCAGGAAATCCGCTCGTATTCGGGCGAAGCCGCCTACCTCAATCATTTTGACAAGGATTGCATCAAATACGAAAAATCGCAGATGGACTCCGACGTGAAGGTGGGTTCGTTCTTGAATTCGGCGCAAGGCATTCTCAAGATGGGCCTTGCCACGGTGCTGATTACGGGCGCTCGCCTCTGGACCAAGGGCGAAATCGATGTATTCACCTATCTGGTGTTTATCGTGTGCGCGGCAACGGTCTACAATCCGGTTTTCCTAGTGTTCAACAACCTCGCCGAACTGTTCTTTGTGAATGTGCGCCTGCGCCGGTTCCGCGAAATGGACCAGATGAAACCTCAGGATGGCGTAACTGTATTCACTCCGCAGAATTACGATATCGAATTCAAGGATGTCGACTTCAATTACAACGAGAACAAGCAAGTCCTGAAAAAAGTTTCGTTCACGGCAAAGCAGGGCGAAATCACCGCACTTGTTGGCCCGAGCGGCAGCGGAAAGACGACTGCTGCAAAACTTGCAGCACGCTTCTGGGATATTCAGGGCGGCAAGGTGACCCTCGGCGGGCAGGACATCAGCAAGATTGACCCTGAAACGCTCCTCAAGAATTTCTCCATCGTCTTCCAGGACGTGGTGCTGTTCAACACGAGCATCAAGGACAACATCCGCATCGGCAAGCGCGATGCCAGCGACGAAGAAATCCTGAAGGTGGCAAAACTCGCGGGCTGCGACGAATTTGTGCAGAAAATGCCGCAGGGCTACGACACTGTCATCGGCGAAAACGGCGAAACGCTCTCGGGCGGTGAACGCCAGCGAATCTCGATTGCACGCGCCCTGCTAAAAGACGCGCCCATCATCTTGCTCGACGAAGCGACCGCAAGCCTCGACGTAGAAAACGAATCCAAGATCCAGCGCGGCATTTCGCAGTTGGTGAAGGGCAAGACCGTCATCATCATCGCGCACCGCATGCGCACTATCGCAAACGCCGACAAGGTCGTAGTGCTGCAAGACGGTCGCATCGCCGAAACAGGCTCCCCCGCCGAACTCAAGGCGAAAGGCGGCCTATTCAGCAAGATGCTCGAATTGCAAATGAACAAAAATTAA
- a CDS encoding TonB-dependent receptor, translating into MKKMFIYKAATLALIFAMVGAVPARAQDDEITSIDDFLEESATENNATTDDANGVGQSDVSAANASGVTQLDELSVESEIEAEQAKQAKKAESVATIDAAEMQNTSKTVSKAVNSASGVKVRKSGGMGSEGKINIRGMEGKNIKVLVNGVPVETQGNLGLDDIPIDQIADIEVYKGYVPARFATDGAGGAINIITKKRPANSVDASYSLSSFNTHKASVSASHLIDSIAGGVGLEVGVSGYFNHSDNDYKFTSPYMKSSTGKDTSVVRDHDRYTSYNVQAFANLMNTWFDQISLGASYGAFDKEIQGETNRIVEATAEGYNLGATFGLDKKNLFVKDLNFGDHFSFGYNENKIIDTSRVHCRNWYSCDTAKKNVGELSSMGLPKFRTVQAYDFNNLLNLDYQFIKNQFVYWNTLFRYHKEDPEDDLGSEMVGFNTAGYPGKTISVTTGLSVEDNFFDSRLQNLLGFKFHYLKAEISNTSTSMIQQASLETNDYTDFSYDESLMFRIVKPLALKGSYQHAVRLPKPDELFGDGIRVSAATNLKPEEADNFNVGLSLDLQEIPLMARFRFDGDVFYSYYKNRIHYMGASQMSVPYFNMNPIRGWGYEGDVKLDVNEWVLLGTNWTFQDLRNIDYNAKQGIPEDAIIPNIPRFFMNYLAEFHMGDIFNKNDFVKFWWAANYTDEYYYGWKISSRQSRKIDASFTQDLGIEYSVWDNKLAWSFEVDNFLDETVYDKYGESKLGRTFATKIRYSFR; encoded by the coding sequence ATGAAAAAGATGTTTATTTACAAGGCGGCAACGCTTGCCCTTATATTTGCTATGGTGGGGGCTGTTCCGGCCCGTGCCCAAGATGACGAAATTACCTCGATAGACGATTTTCTTGAAGAATCTGCTACGGAAAACAATGCGACAACTGATGACGCAAATGGTGTGGGGCAATCAGATGTTTCTGCCGCTAATGCTTCGGGCGTCACGCAGTTGGACGAACTCTCGGTGGAATCTGAAATAGAAGCGGAACAGGCGAAGCAGGCCAAAAAGGCGGAATCGGTTGCGACGATTGACGCAGCCGAGATGCAGAATACGAGTAAGACCGTTTCGAAGGCGGTCAATTCAGCCTCGGGCGTTAAGGTGCGCAAGTCCGGTGGCATGGGCAGCGAAGGTAAAATCAACATTCGCGGCATGGAAGGCAAGAACATCAAGGTGCTGGTAAATGGCGTCCCCGTAGAGACGCAAGGCAACTTGGGTCTTGACGATATCCCTATTGACCAGATTGCAGACATTGAAGTTTACAAGGGCTATGTTCCGGCACGTTTTGCTACGGACGGTGCGGGCGGTGCCATCAATATCATTACCAAGAAGCGTCCCGCCAATTCGGTGGATGCGTCCTACAGCCTTTCAAGTTTCAATACGCACAAGGCGTCGGTAAGTGCGAGCCATTTAATCGATAGCATTGCGGGTGGTGTTGGCCTAGAAGTAGGTGTTTCGGGCTATTTTAATCATTCCGATAATGATTACAAGTTTACTTCGCCTTACATGAAAAGTTCGACTGGTAAAGATACGAGTGTCGTTCGCGATCATGACCGTTACACCTCTTACAATGTGCAGGCTTTCGCAAACCTAATGAACACTTGGTTTGACCAGATTTCGCTGGGTGCCAGCTATGGCGCTTTTGATAAGGAAATTCAGGGCGAAACGAACCGCATTGTTGAAGCAACTGCCGAAGGGTATAATTTAGGAGCGACTTTCGGATTAGATAAGAAAAATTTGTTTGTAAAAGACTTGAATTTCGGTGACCATTTTTCGTTTGGTTATAATGAAAATAAAATTATTGACACGAGTCGTGTCCATTGCCGCAACTGGTATAGTTGCGATACCGCCAAAAAGAATGTGGGCGAACTTTCTTCGATGGGACTTCCGAAATTCCGCACTGTGCAGGCGTACGATTTCAATAATTTGCTGAATCTGGATTATCAGTTTATTAAAAATCAGTTTGTTTACTGGAATACGCTTTTCCGGTATCACAAGGAAGATCCTGAAGATGACTTGGGTTCCGAAATGGTCGGATTCAATACAGCGGGGTATCCGGGAAAGACGATTTCGGTGACGACGGGGCTTTCGGTTGAAGATAATTTCTTTGATTCAAGACTCCAGAACCTGCTGGGCTTCAAGTTCCATTACCTGAAGGCAGAAATTTCAAATACGTCCACAAGTATGATACAGCAGGCGTCTTTGGAAACGAATGATTATACGGACTTTAGCTATGATGAAAGCTTGATGTTCCGGATTGTGAAACCGCTTGCGCTCAAGGGCTCTTACCAGCATGCAGTACGCCTGCCCAAGCCCGATGAACTCTTTGGCGATGGAATCCGCGTGAGTGCTGCGACAAACCTCAAGCCCGAAGAAGCGGACAATTTTAACGTAGGTCTCTCCTTGGATTTGCAAGAAATTCCGTTAATGGCGCGATTCCGATTTGATGGCGACGTTTTCTATTCCTATTACAAGAACCGTATTCACTATATGGGCGCTTCTCAGATGTCGGTGCCGTATTTTAATATGAATCCGATTCGCGGCTGGGGCTACGAGGGCGATGTGAAACTGGATGTGAATGAATGGGTGCTGCTTGGCACAAACTGGACTTTCCAGGATTTGCGCAACATTGATTACAATGCCAAGCAAGGGATTCCCGAAGATGCCATTATCCCAAACATTCCACGATTCTTCATGAACTACCTCGCTGAATTCCACATGGGCGATATATTCAATAAGAACGATTTTGTCAAGTTCTGGTGGGCCGCAAACTATACCGATGAATATTACTATGGCTGGAAAATCAGTTCTCGCCAGAGCCGGAAAATAGACGCTTCGTTCACGCAGGATTTGGGTATTGAATATTCCGTGTGGGATAATAAGCTCGCCTGGAGTTTCGAGGTTGACAACTTCTTGGACGAAACCGTTTACGACAAGTACGGAGAATCTAAACTGGGACGCACCTTCGCTACAAAGATTCGTTACAGCTTCAGGTAG
- a CDS encoding cysteine desulfurase family protein: MSYFDYTANTPACEEALQRFCEVERGFIGNANSNHEAGHAAKAFLAQVTDSIAKLLGVNPDEIIYTSAASESNNTAIRGIVQAKRHVGKHIVTNPLEHSSVSATLTALQEAGYEIEMAKIGTDGKIDLEDLKSLLRKDTVLVTANAVDCELGTVQPLEAISKIVREFPNCSLHVDATQAIGKTPINLNLADTASIGAHKFYGLSGSGLLYKKSRIAMEPLIYGGASTTIYRSGTPTLALDESLETALSLAVEHFEERFARVKELRKILQEKLCGYPKVRINSPADAVPHILNLSVAGVRGNIFQKALSDKGIYVSVKSACSVDALPSRAVFAVCRDRKNALNSWRISLSHLTTEKEIDEFMSAFDSCYRELCK; the protein is encoded by the coding sequence ATGTCCTATTTCGACTACACGGCAAATACCCCGGCATGCGAAGAAGCCTTGCAACGATTCTGCGAAGTTGAACGCGGGTTTATCGGCAACGCCAATTCGAATCACGAAGCAGGGCATGCAGCAAAAGCATTTCTCGCCCAGGTGACCGATTCCATCGCGAAACTTTTGGGCGTAAACCCCGACGAAATCATTTACACCTCGGCCGCCAGCGAAAGCAACAATACCGCCATCCGCGGCATCGTCCAGGCCAAGCGCCATGTGGGCAAGCACATCGTCACGAACCCGCTGGAACACTCTTCGGTAAGCGCAACGCTCACGGCCCTGCAAGAAGCGGGCTACGAAATCGAGATGGCAAAAATCGGTACCGACGGGAAAATCGACCTGGAAGACTTGAAGAGCCTGCTCCGCAAAGATACGGTGCTCGTAACAGCGAATGCAGTCGATTGCGAACTCGGGACGGTACAACCGCTGGAAGCCATCAGCAAAATTGTCCGCGAGTTCCCGAACTGCAGCCTTCACGTGGATGCAACGCAGGCCATCGGCAAAACGCCTATAAACCTGAATTTGGCAGACACGGCAAGCATCGGCGCGCACAAGTTCTACGGGCTTTCGGGCAGCGGGCTTTTGTACAAGAAAAGCAGAATCGCCATGGAACCGCTCATTTACGGCGGAGCAAGCACCACCATTTACCGCAGCGGCACCCCGACACTCGCGTTGGACGAATCCCTCGAAACGGCACTGTCGCTTGCCGTGGAGCATTTCGAAGAACGGTTTGCCCGCGTCAAGGAGCTGCGAAAGATTTTGCAAGAAAAACTCTGCGGCTATCCGAAAGTCCGCATCAATTCGCCCGCAGACGCTGTTCCGCACATTTTGAACCTGAGTGTCGCGGGAGTCCGCGGGAACATTTTCCAGAAAGCTCTTTCGGACAAAGGAATTTACGTGTCGGTCAAGTCCGCCTGCAGCGTAGATGCGCTCCCCTCCCGCGCCGTTTTTGCAGTCTGCCGCGACCGCAAAAATGCTTTGAACTCCTGGCGCATAAGCCTTTCGCACCTCACCACCGAAAAAGAAATCGACGAATTCATGTCCGCATTCGACAGCTGCTACAGGGAACTTTGCAAATAA
- a CDS encoding ATP-binding protein, protein MARELSFVQSVERSISKTYRERLWTPFITAIKNYKLIEEGDKIAVCISGGKDSMLMAKLIQMLHRHSDVKFDVEYLVMDPGYNEINRQKIESNAKLLEIPITVFETNIFDVANNTERSPCYVCAKMRRGHLYHKAKDLGCNKIALGHHLSDVIETTVMAMFYGSQLQGMMPKLHSLNFGGMELIRPMYCINEQDIINWKNYNGMQFIQCACRFTESCTVCDNGGGGSKRQEIKMLIKRLKRENPNIEKSIFNSLHSVCIETFPGYKAGGELHSFLDDYEERLPQKG, encoded by the coding sequence ATGGCAAGAGAACTTTCATTTGTCCAAAGTGTAGAACGGAGCATTTCGAAAACATACCGCGAAAGGCTCTGGACGCCATTCATTACCGCCATCAAGAACTACAAGCTCATCGAAGAAGGCGACAAAATCGCCGTCTGCATCTCTGGCGGCAAGGATTCCATGCTCATGGCGAAGCTCATCCAGATGCTTCACCGCCACAGCGACGTGAAATTCGACGTGGAATACCTGGTGATGGACCCCGGTTACAACGAAATCAACCGCCAGAAAATCGAAAGCAACGCGAAGCTCCTGGAAATTCCCATCACCGTTTTCGAGACGAACATTTTCGACGTGGCAAACAACACCGAACGTTCCCCCTGCTACGTTTGCGCCAAGATGCGCCGCGGCCATCTCTACCACAAGGCAAAAGACCTAGGCTGCAACAAGATTGCGCTGGGTCACCACCTCTCCGACGTCATCGAGACCACCGTCATGGCGATGTTCTACGGCTCGCAACTGCAGGGCATGATGCCCAAACTCCACAGCCTGAATTTCGGCGGCATGGAACTCATCCGCCCCATGTATTGCATCAACGAGCAGGATATCATCAACTGGAAAAATTACAACGGGATGCAGTTTATCCAGTGCGCCTGCCGCTTTACCGAAAGTTGCACCGTCTGTGACAACGGCGGTGGCGGTAGCAAGCGGCAAGAAATCAAGATGCTCATCAAGCGCCTCAAGCGCGAAAACCCGAACATCGAAAAGAGCATCTTCAACAGCCTGCACTCCGTCTGCATCGAGACGTTCCCCGGCTACAAGGCCGGCGGCGAACTGCATTCGTTCTTGGACGATTACGAGGAACGCCTACCGCAGAAAGGGTAA
- a CDS encoding DUF3793 family protein encodes MNRLLDHRLVRQCAPTLAGLKVGSLFCLESSSSETLCKQLAHWNKELNPRGVCVRVIAERCGRSFIYVYREDALKKLIAEPEIRHFLAAYGYTDFSTDCALAYMTARIRKCHCFPHEVGLFLGYPLEDVKGFIINGGRNSKYTGYWKVYGDVTECEKRFACFRKCFDVFNKLFEKGYSLPMLTVRNAA; translated from the coding sequence ATGAATCGCCTTTTAGACCACCGTCTCGTTCGCCAATGCGCGCCAACACTCGCCGGACTCAAGGTCGGAAGTTTATTCTGCCTTGAATCTTCATCCAGCGAAACGCTGTGTAAACAACTCGCCCACTGGAACAAGGAACTCAACCCTCGCGGCGTGTGCGTGCGCGTTATCGCAGAACGCTGCGGTCGCAGTTTTATTTACGTCTATCGCGAAGACGCCCTGAAAAAGCTTATTGCCGAGCCGGAAATCCGCCATTTTCTCGCCGCCTACGGCTACACAGACTTTAGCACCGACTGTGCACTCGCATACATGACGGCGCGCATCCGCAAATGCCACTGTTTTCCGCACGAAGTCGGACTTTTCTTGGGCTACCCCCTCGAAGACGTGAAAGGATTCATTATCAACGGCGGCAGGAATAGCAAATATACGGGCTACTGGAAAGTTTACGGCGATGTAACCGAATGCGAAAAACGGTTCGCCTGCTTTCGCAAGTGCTTCGATGTTTTCAACAAACTATTTGAAAAAGGATATTCGCTGCCGATGCTGACCGTCCGAAACGCAGCATAG
- a CDS encoding flavodoxin yields the protein MEKIAVIYWSGTGNTELMAKYVAEGAKAAGAEADVFSVSDFSQGQLGEYARYALGCPAMGAEELEDSEFQPFYEAIKPALNGKKVALFGSYGWGGGEWMNPWKADAEAAGLVLVADPLAIENAPDDAGKAACQELGKALATA from the coding sequence ATGGAAAAAATCGCAGTCATTTATTGGAGCGGAACCGGCAACACCGAACTGATGGCAAAATACGTCGCCGAAGGTGCAAAGGCCGCCGGCGCCGAAGCCGACGTGTTCAGCGTCTCGGACTTTTCGCAGGGCCAATTGGGCGAATACGCCCGCTACGCGCTGGGTTGCCCCGCCATGGGCGCCGAGGAACTCGAAGATTCCGAATTCCAGCCCTTCTATGAAGCAATCAAACCCGCACTCAACGGCAAGAAAGTCGCCCTGTTCGGCTCTTACGGCTGGGGTGGCGGCGAATGGATGAACCCGTGGAAGGCCGACGCGGAAGCCGCCGGACTCGTGCTTGTGGCAGACCCGCTCGCCATCGAGAACGCACCCGATGACGCCGGCAAGGCCGCCTGCCAGGAACTCGGCAAGGCACTCGCCACCGCCTAA
- a CDS encoding ABC transporter ATP-binding protein — protein MKKTFSKLYAYMGSRKPLFPLALILSALSAIAGLVPFLLMWLIVREVISGGDMTNIKIFDYSIGAVLASVASVLLYFAALACSHLVAFRLEGDLRRFAMKKLMSAPLGFFDKNPTGKLRKIIDDNAAITHTFIAHQMPDISGTILIPIVALVMMFSFDWRLGLASLVPIAYAMFILGTLGRRGTKFMERYMQALEEMNSEAVEYVRGIPVVKVFQQTIFSFKSFYNSIATYHKMVTAYSDNWKVPYCIYTTLVNGFVLFLVPTAALIIGNDGDVKLTIVNMMIYVLVTPLFSQCVMRSMYLSNATNQAGLAIDRINDIARTKDLEVCENPVPMQKFDVEFRNVNFTYPDTDKQVLSDISLTVPAGHTVALVGPSGGGKSTIAKLLPRFFDVDSGEITIGGVPVKQIDPKELMKNVSFVFQNTRLFKMSILDNVRYGMPDATLEQVNKALDFAQCREIIDKLPAGINTVIGSKGTYLSGGEQQRVVLARAILKNAPIVVLDEATAFADPENERLIQEALHKLAAGKTVLMIAHRLTSVVNADQIIVVEDGEIAERGTHNELLEKNGIYAKMWAEYQQSVTWTLDNSKNNEGGENV, from the coding sequence ATGAAAAAGACTTTCTCTAAACTCTACGCTTACATGGGTTCGCGAAAACCGCTGTTCCCACTAGCATTGATTCTCTCGGCATTGAGCGCCATCGCGGGGCTCGTGCCGTTTTTACTGATGTGGCTCATTGTCCGCGAGGTTATCTCTGGCGGTGACATGACGAACATCAAGATTTTCGACTACTCCATCGGAGCGGTTCTCGCATCGGTCGCAAGCGTTCTGCTCTACTTTGCGGCCCTCGCCTGCTCGCACCTGGTAGCATTCAGGCTCGAAGGAGACCTGCGTCGGTTTGCCATGAAAAAACTGATGAGTGCGCCTCTCGGATTTTTCGACAAGAATCCGACCGGCAAACTCCGCAAGATTATTGACGACAACGCCGCGATTACGCACACCTTCATTGCGCACCAGATGCCCGACATTTCGGGCACCATCTTGATTCCCATCGTGGCGCTCGTGATGATGTTCAGCTTTGACTGGCGACTTGGCCTCGCCTCTTTGGTGCCTATCGCCTACGCCATGTTCATTTTAGGCACCCTTGGCCGCAGGGGAACCAAGTTCATGGAACGCTACATGCAGGCCCTCGAAGAGATGAACTCCGAAGCGGTGGAATACGTGCGCGGGATACCCGTAGTCAAGGTTTTCCAGCAGACCATTTTTTCATTCAAGAGTTTCTACAACAGCATCGCGACCTACCACAAGATGGTGACTGCCTATTCCGACAATTGGAAAGTTCCTTACTGCATCTACACGACCCTCGTGAACGGTTTCGTACTGTTCCTGGTGCCGACGGCAGCGCTCATTATCGGTAACGACGGCGATGTAAAACTCACCATCGTGAACATGATGATTTACGTGTTGGTGACGCCGCTGTTTTCGCAGTGCGTCATGCGCAGCATGTACCTAAGCAACGCTACGAACCAGGCGGGGCTTGCCATTGACCGCATCAACGATATCGCACGCACCAAGGATTTGGAGGTTTGCGAAAATCCGGTACCGATGCAAAAGTTCGATGTAGAATTCCGGAACGTGAACTTTACCTACCCCGATACCGACAAACAGGTACTGAGCGACATCTCACTCACGGTACCGGCGGGCCATACGGTAGCACTTGTCGGACCTTCGGGCGGCGGCAAGAGTACGATTGCAAAACTCCTGCCACGATTCTTCGATGTCGATAGCGGCGAGATTACCATTGGCGGTGTTCCCGTAAAGCAGATTGACCCGAAGGAACTGATGAAGAACGTTTCGTTCGTGTTCCAGAATACACGTCTTTTCAAGATGAGCATTTTGGACAACGTTCGCTACGGCATGCCCGATGCGACTCTCGAGCAGGTAAACAAGGCGCTCGATTTTGCGCAGTGCCGCGAAATCATTGATAAATTGCCTGCTGGCATTAATACCGTTATCGGAAGCAAGGGAACTTATCTTTCGGGTGGCGAGCAGCAGCGAGTGGTGCTTGCGCGCGCTATCTTGAAAAACGCTCCCATCGTGGTGCTAGACGAGGCGACCGCCTTTGCTGACCCTGAAAACGAACGCCTGATTCAAGAAGCTTTGCACAAACTGGCCGCAGGCAAGACCGTGCTGATGATTGCCCACAGGCTTACAAGCGTGGTGAACGCCGACCAGATTATCGTTGTGGAAGATGGCGAAATCGCTGAACGCGGAACGCACAACGAATTACTTGAAAAGAACGGCATTTACGCCAAGATGTGGGCCGAATACCAGCAGTCCGTCACATGGACCCTCGACAATTCCAAGAATAATGAAGGAGGCGAAAATGTATAA
- a CDS encoding AraC family transcriptional regulator: MLNINGIEWMHKVGCYHTTLERDPLLVLEFCRKGQISWAGGALPCNQLKAGEMLVYDAWTSGALTRSADYCGDRILFFEESIRYIREHFAGFLIDIKMLAQKMCRPGRPFIVHTKEEVASAFEKVDNKSKNLQAEYGRLAILELLLTLKNLDTQRESICRECNLSSMQIEKIYCIRSFICENMDSHFTIEELSDKFDMPPTAMKLCFKNVFGLPVFTYARRERMKLAAKQLRECDRGILEIAGEVGYNNGSKFAHAFQDVMGMTPKEYRKKYRLTNVA, encoded by the coding sequence ATGTTGAATATTAACGGAATTGAATGGATGCACAAAGTCGGGTGCTACCATACAACGCTTGAAAGGGATCCGCTCCTGGTTCTTGAATTTTGCCGAAAGGGGCAAATCAGCTGGGCCGGCGGAGCACTCCCCTGCAATCAGCTGAAGGCAGGAGAAATGCTGGTTTACGATGCGTGGACTTCGGGAGCGCTGACGCGTTCTGCCGATTACTGCGGCGACCGCATTTTGTTCTTTGAAGAATCGATAAGGTACATCCGCGAACATTTTGCAGGATTTCTGATTGACATCAAGATGCTCGCACAGAAAATGTGCCGGCCGGGCCGACCGTTCATCGTCCACACCAAGGAAGAAGTCGCTAGCGCCTTCGAAAAAGTCGACAACAAGTCAAAGAATTTGCAGGCGGAATACGGCAGACTCGCCATTTTGGAGCTTTTGCTCACCCTGAAAAACCTAGACACGCAGCGAGAATCCATTTGTCGCGAATGCAATTTATCTTCGATGCAAATTGAAAAAATCTACTGCATCCGTTCGTTTATCTGCGAAAACATGGACAGTCATTTCACCATCGAAGAACTTTCCGACAAATTTGACATGCCGCCTACTGCAATGAAACTCTGCTTCAAGAACGTGTTCGGTTTGCCGGTATTCACTTACGCTCGCCGCGAGCGCATGAAACTGGCTGCCAAGCAACTTCGCGAGTGCGACCGTGGAATTCTCGAGATTGCAGGCGAAGTCGGTTACAACAACGGGAGCAAGTTCGCCCACGCCTTCCAGGATGTGATGGGCATGACCCCGAAGGAATACAGGAAAAAATACAGACTCACGAATGTAGCATAA